From Flavobacterium arcticum, the proteins below share one genomic window:
- a CDS encoding DUF7619 domain-containing protein — protein MRKILLLALFTAFTFVSYSQTVANQPPDMFGCYEFDSFDLTADENIVLGEQSPDDYSVAYFESETDAISQTNSIVYPQIYMPSQTVEIFVRVTDMSTIDNSYAITSFSVIIYQPVTIPENLNMIYYENNTDSFHTFLLNDFTPQILPGVENFDDYTVKFYFSEEFFNQDLALPNQYTNISSPQTIYVEVEDNMTGCISTAEITLIVQENTYDDIRGTITYDVDNNGCDENDAAAAGVLVSYTSNNDVYYTYTNASGDYTFYNVPNDEGVIELPISNTIDYTTLPNNYTITTFEEFADNDFCLAIPNTVNDVSVTLIPYGNAAPGFEASYKLIIQNLGSYTTNGTLTVTFDDTKLDFASASPEMTQTDNTLSFSFSDVQPFQAQTATIHFDVMTPSTVNVGDILNFTASLVGSDDNPDNNISLLNQTVVNSFDPNDITVREGASITLEQAEGYLHYMVRFQNEGTANAQTVRIETQLDANLDWDTFMPISASHNYEIVRDDQGVVEFIFNEIDLPYTDADEAGSQGYIIYKIKPVATIALGDVMEASAGIYFDFNEAVLTNTATTTVEATASSVDFTANEFVLYPNPASDNITLKMQNLNGEAIVTVTNILGKTVLSAIVSSNESNLDISMLNSGMYFVTFQAEGKSITKKVVIK, from the coding sequence ATGAGAAAGATATTACTATTAGCCTTATTTACTGCTTTTACATTTGTAAGTTATTCGCAAACAGTGGCAAATCAGCCACCAGATATGTTTGGCTGCTATGAGTTTGACAGCTTTGATCTAACTGCAGATGAAAATATTGTTTTAGGTGAACAAAGTCCTGACGATTATTCGGTTGCTTATTTTGAATCTGAAACCGATGCTATTAGTCAGACTAATTCAATAGTTTATCCTCAAATCTATATGCCTAGTCAAACAGTAGAAATTTTTGTAAGGGTAACCGATATGAGTACGATTGATAATTCTTATGCTATCACTTCATTTAGTGTAATAATTTATCAACCAGTAACTATTCCTGAAAACTTAAATATGATATATTATGAGAATAATACTGATAGTTTTCATACGTTTCTACTTAATGACTTTACACCACAAATATTACCCGGAGTAGAAAATTTTGATGATTATACAGTAAAGTTTTACTTTTCAGAAGAATTCTTTAATCAAGATCTTGCACTTCCTAATCAATATACAAATATAAGTTCTCCCCAAACAATTTATGTTGAGGTAGAGGATAACATGACGGGTTGTATTAGTACTGCAGAGATAACTTTAATTGTTCAGGAGAATACATATGATGATATAAGAGGAACAATTACTTATGATGTAGATAATAATGGTTGCGATGAAAACGATGCAGCAGCAGCAGGTGTTTTGGTTAGCTATACAAGTAATAATGATGTTTACTATACTTATACTAATGCTAGTGGTGATTATACTTTTTATAATGTACCGAATGATGAAGGTGTGATAGAGCTACCAATTTCTAATACTATAGATTATACAACACTACCAAATAATTATACTATAACAACTTTTGAAGAGTTTGCAGATAATGATTTTTGCCTTGCAATACCAAATACTGTTAATGATGTATCGGTTACTCTTATACCTTATGGTAATGCCGCGCCAGGGTTTGAAGCATCTTATAAACTAATCATACAAAATTTAGGAAGCTATACTACAAATGGTACATTAACTGTTACATTTGATGATACAAAACTTGATTTTGCTTCGGCAAGTCCTGAAATGACGCAAACAGATAATACACTTAGTTTTTCTTTCAGCGATGTTCAGCCTTTTCAAGCGCAAACAGCAACTATTCATTTTGATGTCATGACACCATCAACAGTTAACGTAGGGGATATCCTTAACTTTACTGCATCTTTAGTGGGTAGTGATGATAATCCTGATAATAATATTTCATTACTTAATCAAACAGTTGTAAACTCTTTTGACCCTAATGATATAACAGTACGCGAAGGAGCATCTATTACTTTGGAGCAGGCAGAAGGTTATTTACATTATATGGTTCGTTTCCAGAACGAAGGTACAGCCAATGCACAAACAGTACGTATAGAAACACAGCTTGATGCTAATCTTGACTGGGATACCTTTATGCCAATAAGTGCAAGTCATAATTATGAAATAGTAAGAGATGACCAAGGAGTTGTAGAATTTATATTCAATGAAATAGATCTTCCTTATACAGATGCTGATGAAGCAGGCAGCCAAGGTTACATAATATATAAAATAAAACCAGTAGCAACTATTGCGTTAGGCGATGTAATGGAAGCATCGGCAGGTATTTATTTTGACTTTAACGAGGCAGTACTTACCAACACTGCTACTACTACAGTAGAAGCTACAGCAAGTAGTGTTGACTTTACTGCAAATGAATTTGTACTATACCCTAATCCAGCATCAGACAATATAACATTAAAAATGCAAAACCTAAATGGTGAAGCTATTGTTACTGTAACTAATATATTAGGAAAAACAGTACTTAGTGCTATAGTGTCTAGTAATGAATCAAACCTTGATATCTCGATGTTAAATAGCGGAATGTATTTTGTTACATTTCAAGCAGAAGGAAAATCAATTACTAAAAAAGTTGTTATAAAATAA
- a CDS encoding DUF6048 family protein, producing MLNFISSLCAVVISLSAYSQTAKDTIAPPAKAERYGIRVGIDLNKLSKGFYTDDYRGLELVADYRLTKKIYVAGELGNEDYTLDDRQLNFTTKGSYFKVGFDYNAYENWLDMENMVFVGMRYGFASFSQNLNSYTIYDNRLINDSDIRYLDAVTVDANREYSGLSAHWVEVIGGIKAELFDNLYLGFSVRLKSLITDKKPENFDNLYIPGFNRTYEGSFGVGFNYTVSYFIPLYKKMNKPKDEKK from the coding sequence ATGTTAAACTTTATTTCTAGCCTTTGTGCTGTAGTGATATCGCTATCGGCTTATTCACAAACAGCTAAAGATACTATAGCTCCTCCCGCCAAAGCAGAACGCTATGGTATAAGGGTAGGTATTGATTTAAATAAACTTAGTAAAGGTTTTTATACTGATGATTATAGAGGACTAGAGTTAGTAGCTGACTATAGGTTAACTAAAAAAATATATGTAGCGGGCGAACTGGGTAATGAAGATTATACCTTAGATGATAGACAACTTAATTTTACTACAAAAGGAAGTTATTTTAAGGTTGGGTTTGATTACAATGCTTATGAAAACTGGCTAGATATGGAAAACATGGTATTTGTTGGAATGCGTTATGGCTTTGCTTCTTTTAGCCAAAACCTTAACTCTTACACTATCTATGATAATAGACTCATAAATGACAGTGATATAAGATACCTTGATGCTGTAACTGTTGACGCTAACAGAGAGTACAGCGGACTAAGTGCACATTGGGTAGAAGTCATTGGCGGTATAAAAGCAGAGCTTTTTGACAATTTATATCTTGGTTTTAGTGTAAGACTAAAGAGTTTAATAACAGATAAAAAACCTGAGAATTTTGACAACCTCTATATTCCTGGTTTTAACCGTACTTACGAAGGTAGTTTTGGTGTAGGTTTTAACTATACTGTTTCTTACTTTATACCACTGTATAAAAAAATGAATAAACCTAAAGACGAAAAGAAATAA
- a CDS encoding DUF6452 family protein has protein sequence MKKILVSLLFITFTICCFWSCEKDDICADGTVTTPNLIITMYNEDNQTEKKSGYIQYFMDDEVINKVIAGTTDSIVVPLRTDAEVVKWGFTLVTTGSGGTKNYNTDYIEFKYTHNEIYVSRACGYKSFFYLNESTPENLNAVFTDTIPNDNLWIKDVVITRNNIEDEQSAHVKLYF, from the coding sequence ATGAAAAAAATATTAGTTTCGTTACTATTTATAACTTTTACAATATGCTGCTTTTGGAGTTGCGAAAAAGATGATATATGTGCCGATGGTACTGTTACCACGCCAAACCTCATCATTACCATGTATAATGAAGATAACCAAACCGAAAAAAAATCAGGTTACATTCAGTACTTTATGGATGATGAAGTTATTAATAAAGTTATAGCAGGTACTACAGATAGTATTGTAGTCCCACTTCGTACTGATGCCGAAGTCGTAAAATGGGGCTTTACATTGGTTACTACAGGATCTGGCGGTACAAAGAATTATAATACTGACTATATTGAATTTAAATACACGCATAATGAAATATATGTTTCGCGTGCCTGTGGCTATAAATCGTTTTTTTACCTTAACGAAAGTACTCCCGAAAATCTGAATGCTGTATTTACCGATACGATACCGAATGACAACCTGTGGATAAAAGATGTAGTTATAACTAGAAATAATATAGAAGATGAACAATCGGCGCATGTTAAACTTTATTTCTAG
- the rlmD gene encoding 23S rRNA (uracil(1939)-C(5))-methyltransferase RlmD has protein sequence MGRKRTEKIVFENVAVLDAGAKGVSVAKAPDGKVIFIPNVVPGDVVDVQTFKKRKAYYEGKATKIHEFSEHRTTPVCSHFGSCGGCKWQNMKYDRQLFYKNQEVYNNLKRIGKIELPEFESILGSEKQFFYRNKMEFSFSNSRWMTEEEIQSDEEIENSNALGFHIPRMWDKILDITHCSLQEDPSNAIRNEVRDFANKHNLAFFNPREHSGLLRTLMLRTASTGEIMVLIQFFDDDKQKRELLLDHLAERFPEITSLQYVVNQKANDTIYDQDITLYKGREYILEEMEGLHFSINAKSFYQTNSDQAYELYKITREFAGLTGNELVYDLYTGTGTIAQFVSKQAGKVIGVEAVPEAIADAKENAKRNNITNCEFFVGDMKVVFNEEFIATHGKPDVIITDPPRDGMHKDVVQQILNIAPDKVVYVSCNSATQARDLALMDEKYKVTRVRPVDMFPQTHHVENVVLLEKR, from the coding sequence ATGGGAAGAAAAAGAACAGAAAAGATTGTTTTCGAAAATGTAGCTGTGCTAGATGCAGGAGCTAAAGGTGTTTCGGTAGCTAAAGCGCCCGATGGTAAAGTAATATTTATACCTAATGTTGTGCCTGGCGACGTGGTAGATGTACAAACTTTTAAAAAGCGTAAAGCCTATTATGAGGGTAAAGCTACCAAAATTCATGAATTTTCTGAACACAGGACAACTCCTGTATGTTCGCATTTTGGTTCTTGTGGTGGTTGTAAATGGCAGAATATGAAGTATGACCGCCAATTATTTTACAAAAATCAAGAGGTTTATAACAACCTAAAACGCATTGGTAAAATAGAATTACCCGAATTTGAATCGATATTAGGTAGCGAAAAGCAGTTTTTTTACCGAAATAAAATGGAATTCTCTTTCTCTAATAGTCGATGGATGACTGAGGAAGAGATACAAAGTGATGAAGAAATAGAAAATAGTAATGCACTAGGTTTTCATATACCGCGTATGTGGGATAAAATACTTGACATTACCCATTGTAGCTTACAAGAAGACCCAAGTAATGCTATTCGTAACGAAGTAAGAGATTTTGCTAATAAGCATAATCTTGCGTTTTTTAATCCTAGAGAACATTCAGGGTTATTACGCACGTTAATGCTACGTACAGCATCTACAGGTGAAATAATGGTATTAATACAGTTTTTTGATGATGATAAACAAAAACGCGAATTACTATTAGATCATTTAGCAGAACGTTTCCCCGAAATAACATCGTTACAATATGTGGTAAACCAAAAAGCTAACGACACAATATATGACCAAGATATAACCCTTTATAAAGGTCGTGAGTATATATTAGAGGAAATGGAAGGACTTCATTTTAGCATTAATGCTAAATCGTTTTACCAAACCAACTCTGACCAAGCCTATGAGTTATACAAAATAACACGTGAGTTTGCAGGTCTTACAGGAAACGAACTAGTATATGATCTATATACAGGTACAGGTACTATAGCTCAGTTTGTATCTAAACAAGCAGGTAAAGTAATTGGTGTAGAGGCTGTGCCCGAAGCGATTGCCGATGCTAAAGAAAATGCAAAACGCAATAACATTACCAATTGTGAGTTTTTTGTAGGTGACATGAAGGTAGTCTTTAACGAAGAGTTTATAGCCACACATGGAAAACCTGACGTTATTATTACTGATCCTCCGCGCGATGGTATGCACAAAGATGTGGTGCAACAAATACTAAACATAGCTCCTGACAAAGTGGTATATGTAAGTTGTAACTCGGCTACACAAGCACGAGACCTTGCTTTGATGGATGAGAAGTATAAAGTTACCCGCGTGAGACCCGTAGATATGTTTCCGCAAACACATCATGTAGAAAATGTTGTACTTTTGGAAAAACGATAA
- a CDS encoding DUF1697 domain-containing protein: MPVYLALFRGINVSGHNIIKMEHLRKLMEANGYINVETYIQSGNVVFETDETDKAKVAYNIQLLLYKEYGYDVVIFIYDETDLIKAIDNNPYTDRVPEPSGPKKYFVVFLSEEPSVAGIDQVKKYNRSDDVFKVVDSVMYLKLAQSAADSKLTSTFIENKTKLKATTRNWNTTLKMLEMLQARKA; the protein is encoded by the coding sequence ATGCCTGTATATCTTGCTCTTTTTCGCGGTATTAATGTAAGCGGACACAATATTATTAAAATGGAACATTTACGGAAGCTAATGGAAGCTAACGGCTATATAAATGTAGAAACGTATATACAGAGTGGTAATGTGGTTTTTGAAACCGATGAAACCGATAAGGCGAAAGTAGCATATAATATACAGTTACTCTTGTATAAAGAATATGGTTATGATGTTGTGATATTTATATATGATGAAACTGATTTGATTAAAGCTATTGATAACAATCCTTATACAGATAGAGTACCCGAGCCATCAGGGCCTAAAAAATACTTTGTAGTATTTCTTTCAGAAGAGCCTTCGGTTGCAGGTATAGATCAAGTAAAGAAATATAACCGTAGTGATGATGTTTTTAAAGTAGTAGATAGCGTAATGTATTTAAAGTTGGCACAGAGTGCTGCCGACTCTAAACTAACGAGCACTTTTATTGAAAACAAAACTAAACTAAAAGCGACTACCCGTAACTGGAATACTACATTAAAAATGCTAGAGATGCTACAAGCTCGTAAAGCTTAA
- a CDS encoding OsmC family protein yields the protein MKRHATAVWEGSLKEGEGRLTTESHVLNDTQYSFKTRFENGNGTNPEELIAAAHSGCFTMQLTAYLNEAGYTADSIETKCDIDFQDGTVVASYLSVVAKVDDINTAAFQQLVQKAEKNCPISRLLNTKISSDATLIQN from the coding sequence ATGAAAAGACACGCTACAGCCGTTTGGGAAGGTTCTCTTAAAGAAGGTGAAGGAAGACTTACAACCGAGAGTCATGTATTAAATGATACACAATACTCGTTTAAAACTCGTTTTGAAAATGGCAACGGTACTAACCCCGAAGAACTTATTGCAGCGGCTCACTCAGGATGCTTTACTATGCAACTTACAGCTTACCTTAACGAAGCTGGATATACCGCAGATTCTATTGAAACAAAATGCGATATTGATTTTCAAGATGGTACTGTTGTAGCTTCATACCTTTCTGTAGTTGCAAAGGTTGATGATATTAATACTGCAGCTTTTCAGCAACTGGTACAAAAGGCAGAGAAAAATTGCCCTATATCTAGATTGCTTAATACCAAAATATCATCGGACGCGACATTGATACAAAACTAA
- a CDS encoding helix-turn-helix transcriptional regulator has translation MNRFDRITAILIQLQSRKVVKAQDIADRFDISLRTVYRDIRTLEEAGIPLYGEAGVGYSLVDGYRLPPVMFTPEEAIAFVTAEKLMEKFSDTALQNNFASALYKVKAVLRNTEKQLLENLDGHIEVNDRKHNNKLPINTLDVLLKAIADKKAVQMEYRAVGRNDDSNRLIEPIGIFHENENWYTIAYCHLRESYRQFRIDRVKNIALTQQDQQERTSLKEYREKEQVYCNQEVQKVVLRVDKKIVPYIQNQRHYYGFVSEEIYDDYVEMVFLTHHIHEGLPRWIIMFADSAEIIEPQSLKDRIIELLEKISKKMKLSKSY, from the coding sequence ATGAACCGCTTTGATAGAATAACGGCAATACTAATACAACTGCAATCTAGAAAAGTTGTAAAAGCACAGGATATTGCCGATAGGTTTGATATAAGTCTACGTACCGTATATCGTGACATCCGAACGCTAGAAGAAGCTGGAATACCACTGTATGGCGAAGCAGGAGTAGGCTACTCGCTAGTAGATGGCTACAGGCTACCTCCTGTAATGTTTACTCCCGAAGAAGCTATCGCTTTTGTTACTGCCGAAAAGCTTATGGAGAAGTTTAGTGATACGGCATTACAAAATAATTTTGCATCGGCACTGTATAAGGTTAAAGCTGTTTTACGAAATACTGAAAAACAACTTTTAGAAAATCTTGATGGTCATATAGAGGTAAATGATAGAAAGCATAATAATAAATTACCCATAAATACTCTAGATGTATTACTAAAAGCAATAGCAGATAAAAAAGCAGTACAAATGGAGTATAGGGCAGTGGGTCGCAATGATGATAGTAACAGACTTATAGAGCCAATAGGTATTTTTCATGAAAATGAAAATTGGTACACCATTGCTTATTGCCACTTGCGCGAAAGTTATCGACAGTTTAGAATAGATAGGGTAAAAAATATAGCATTAACACAACAAGACCAACAAGAGCGCACTTCTTTAAAAGAATATAGAGAAAAAGAGCAGGTATATTGTAATCAGGAGGTACAAAAAGTTGTGCTAAGGGTAGACAAAAAAATTGTACCTTATATACAAAATCAGCGACATTATTATGGGTTTGTTTCAGAGGAAATATACGATGATTATGTAGAGATGGTTTTCTTAACACACCATATACATGAAGGGTTACCACGTTGGATAATAATGTTTGCTGATTCTGCAGAGATAATAGAGCCACAGTCACTTAAAGATCGAATAATAGAATTATTAGAAAAAATTTCAAAAAAAATGAAGCTGTCAAAATCCTACTGA
- a CDS encoding DinB family protein has protein sequence MKLIDLLLEELNQEAAITRKFLERIPEDKYNWQPHPKNMPMKVLATHIAELPGWVNTAVTTDGLDFSATPYEPKDVKSTGELIAFFEENLNSAKEALAGFDSKGFTKEWILSQGDQILNRYTKYSVIRMTYSQVVHHRAQLGVYFRLLDIAVPASYGPSADDMGS, from the coding sequence ATGAAATTAATTGATTTATTACTGGAAGAGTTAAACCAAGAAGCTGCTATAACTCGCAAATTTTTAGAACGTATTCCCGAAGATAAATATAATTGGCAACCACACCCTAAAAATATGCCTATGAAAGTACTTGCTACTCATATAGCCGAATTACCAGGATGGGTGAATACTGCTGTTACAACAGATGGACTAGATTTTTCAGCTACGCCCTATGAGCCTAAAGATGTAAAAAGTACAGGAGAATTAATTGCTTTTTTTGAAGAAAACCTAAATAGTGCTAAGGAAGCCCTTGCAGGGTTTGATAGTAAAGGGTTTACTAAAGAGTGGATACTTAGTCAGGGAGACCAAATACTTAATAGGTATACAAAATATAGTGTAATAAGAATGACTTATTCGCAAGTTGTGCATCATCGTGCTCAGCTTGGAGTATATTTTAGGCTGCTTGATATAGCTGTTCCGGCAAGTTACGGACCAAGTGCCGACGATATGGGCTCTTAA
- the rocD gene encoding ornithine--oxo-acid transaminase: MSVLEKLSSADAIALEDKYGAHNYHPLPVVLSKGEGVYVWDVEGKKYYDFLSAYSAVNQGHCHPKIVGAMMQQAQTLTLTSRAFYNDQLGKYEEFVTNYFGFDKVLPMNTGAEAVETAIKICRKWAYEKKGIHEKAAKIVVCENNFHGRTTTIISFSNDENARKNFGPYTEGFIMIPYDDVEALEEVLKNEKDIAGFLVEPIQGEAGVYVPSEGYLTKTKALCEKHNVLFIADEVQTGIARTGQLLAVNHENVQPDILILGKAISGGAYPVSAVLANDHIMNVIQPGQHGSTFGGNPVAAVVAIAALEVVTDEKLAENAETLGQLFRSKLSEYIAGSTIATLVRGKGLLNAVLINDTEDSSTAWDICMKLKENGLLAKPTHGNIIRFAPPLVMNEEQLLDCVSIITKTLQEFEK; this comes from the coding sequence ATGTCAGTTTTAGAAAAATTAAGTTCGGCAGATGCCATCGCGTTAGAAGATAAATATGGAGCACATAATTACCATCCACTACCAGTAGTACTTAGTAAAGGAGAGGGAGTATATGTATGGGATGTAGAAGGTAAAAAATATTATGATTTTCTTTCAGCATACTCTGCTGTAAACCAAGGGCACTGTCACCCTAAAATTGTAGGTGCTATGATGCAGCAAGCACAAACGCTAACACTTACTTCGAGAGCTTTTTATAATGATCAGTTAGGTAAATATGAAGAATTTGTGACTAACTACTTTGGCTTTGATAAGGTATTACCTATGAATACAGGAGCTGAAGCAGTAGAAACAGCGATAAAAATATGTCGTAAATGGGCTTATGAAAAGAAAGGTATTCATGAAAAAGCTGCAAAAATAGTAGTTTGCGAAAATAATTTCCACGGTAGAACAACTACCATTATATCTTTTTCTAACGACGAGAATGCCAGAAAAAATTTCGGACCTTATACCGAAGGGTTTATCATGATACCTTATGATGATGTTGAGGCACTTGAAGAAGTATTGAAAAATGAAAAAGATATTGCAGGTTTTCTTGTAGAGCCTATACAGGGCGAAGCAGGTGTATATGTACCATCTGAAGGGTATCTTACAAAGACTAAGGCATTGTGCGAAAAACATAATGTACTTTTTATAGCCGACGAGGTACAAACGGGTATAGCAAGAACAGGACAACTATTAGCTGTAAACCATGAAAATGTACAGCCAGATATACTAATATTAGGTAAAGCAATATCTGGAGGAGCATACCCAGTGTCGGCAGTATTAGCAAACGACCATATTATGAATGTTATACAACCAGGTCAGCATGGTTCTACCTTTGGTGGTAATCCTGTTGCAGCAGTGGTGGCTATAGCGGCACTAGAGGTTGTTACTGATGAAAAACTTGCAGAAAATGCCGAGACATTAGGACAACTTTTTAGAAGTAAATTAAGCGAGTATATTGCAGGGAGTACTATTGCAACACTTGTAAGAGGTAAAGGACTGCTTAATGCAGTACTTATTAACGATACAGAAGATAGCTCTACAGCTTGGGATATTTGTATGAAACTAAAAGAAAATGGACTATTAGCAAAACCAACACATGGTAACATCATTCGTTTTGCACCACCATTAGTAATGAACGAAGAGCAGTTATTAGACTGTGTAAGTATTATTACCAAGACGTTGCAAGAATTCGAAAAATAA
- a CDS encoding Smr/MutS family protein produces MFNIGDNVTVLDDAINGRVKGFKNNMVIIETEDGFDLEFEARELVRTTDNEALKGLFGSQSIQAVLKEKELPKKRSFVKEKKSKKEDFVLEVDLHIEKLVPNKRGMSNYDILTLQSDTAKRQLEFAIKNRMQKVVFIHGVGEGVLKAELDFLLGRYDGITFKDADYQKYGLGATEVYIKQNPNR; encoded by the coding sequence ATGTTTAATATAGGTGACAATGTAACGGTACTTGATGATGCCATTAACGGAAGAGTAAAAGGTTTTAAAAATAACATGGTTATTATTGAAACTGAAGACGGTTTTGATTTAGAATTTGAGGCAAGAGAACTTGTAAGGACCACCGATAATGAGGCACTTAAAGGACTGTTTGGTTCTCAAAGTATACAAGCAGTACTTAAAGAAAAGGAACTGCCTAAAAAACGTAGTTTTGTAAAAGAAAAAAAATCTAAAAAAGAAGATTTTGTTCTTGAAGTAGATTTACATATAGAGAAGTTAGTACCTAACAAAAGAGGGATGTCTAACTATGATATTCTTACATTACAGTCTGATACTGCTAAACGCCAACTTGAATTTGCCATTAAAAACAGAATGCAAAAAGTTGTATTTATTCATGGAGTAGGAGAGGGAGTGCTAAAAGCCGAGCTTGATTTTTTATTAGGCAGGTATGATGGTATTACATTTAAAGATGCTGATTATCAGAAATATGGCTTAGGTGCTACAGAGGTTTATATAAAACAAAACCCTAATAGATAA
- a CDS encoding cysteine desulfurase family protein, whose amino-acid sequence MKKAYLDNASTTALRPEVITEITHILSEQYGNPSSTHSFGRSAKVVLETSRKTIASLLNAEAREIIFTSGGTEADNWIIRSVVKDLNVKRIITAKTEHHAVLYAAQAVATEYNVKIDYVNLLPDGKPDTSHLKVLLAEDTPTLVSLMHVNNETGTVIDLHEIGTICRGNKALFHSDTVQSVGKEVIDLTSLPIDFIVASAHKFHGPKGIGFAYVRKNSGLKAMIYGGEQEKGMRAGTEAIHQIAGMTKALEISYKNLEKDKAHVINLRNYLLQQLALVFPEFKLNGSIDEGYNNPSTFYTIVNVMFPLPEEKTAMILFHFDMHGVAVSRGSACQSGSIKPSHVLQELLSEEELKKPSLRISLSHYNTIEDIDLFIKVLKAV is encoded by the coding sequence ATGAAAAAAGCATATCTCGATAACGCCTCTACTACAGCACTACGCCCCGAAGTAATAACCGAAATTACCCATATACTTTCTGAGCAGTATGGTAATCCGTCATCTACACATAGCTTTGGGAGGAGTGCAAAAGTAGTACTAGAAACTAGCCGCAAAACGATTGCCTCTTTACTTAACGCAGAAGCCCGCGAAATTATTTTTACATCGGGTGGTACAGAAGCTGATAATTGGATTATTCGCAGTGTTGTAAAAGATCTTAATGTAAAACGTATTATTACTGCCAAGACAGAACATCATGCTGTGTTATATGCAGCACAGGCTGTTGCTACAGAATATAATGTGAAAATAGATTATGTAAACTTATTACCTGACGGGAAACCAGATACTAGCCATTTAAAAGTTTTATTGGCAGAGGATACACCTACTTTAGTAAGTCTAATGCATGTTAATAATGAAACAGGTACAGTTATAGATTTACATGAAATAGGGACTATTTGCAGAGGAAATAAAGCTTTATTTCATTCGGATACTGTACAGTCTGTAGGGAAAGAGGTTATAGACCTTACTAGTCTCCCTATTGATTTTATAGTAGCAAGTGCACATAAGTTTCACGGGCCAAAAGGAATTGGTTTTGCCTATGTACGAAAAAATAGTGGGCTAAAAGCTATGATTTATGGCGGTGAACAGGAAAAAGGTATGCGTGCGGGAACTGAGGCTATACATCAAATAGCAGGTATGACAAAAGCCCTTGAAATATCATATAAAAACTTAGAAAAAGATAAAGCTCATGTCATTAACCTGCGTAATTATTTATTACAGCAATTAGCATTGGTTTTTCCGGAATTTAAGTTAAATGGTAGTATTGATGAGGGTTATAATAACCCTTCTACCTTTTATACTATAGTAAATGTAATGTTTCCCTTGCCCGAAGAAAAAACAGCCATGATATTATTTCATTTCGATATGCATGGTGTTGCTGTTTCACGAGGTAGTGCTTGCCAGTCTGGTAGTATAAAACCATCGCATGTATTGCAAGAGCTGTTGAGTGAAGAGGAGCTTAAAAAGCCTTCTTTACGCATTTCACTAAGTCATTATAATACTATAGAGGATATAGATTTGTTTATAAAAGTGCTAAAAGCAGTATAA